A single Streptomyces sp. 2114.4 DNA region contains:
- a CDS encoding low specificity L-threonine aldolase encodes MTGAKTDARRHHDPEIRGFASDNYAGAHPEVLAALALANGGHQVAYGEDEYTEHLQRVFRSHFGQRAEAFPVFNGTGANVVALQAVTDRWGAVIAAESAHIHVDECGAPERIGGLKLLTVPTEDGKLTPELIDREAYGWDDEHRAMPQVVSITQSTELGTVYTPDEIRAICEHAHERNMVVHLDGSRIANAAATLDVPMRAFTNAVGVDILSFGGTKNGAVFGEAVVVLNPDRVRAMKHLRKLSMQLASKMRFVSVQLEALLAKDLWLRNARHANTMAQRLAAGVRGIDGVEILYPVQSNGVFARLPHEVSERLQKRYRFYFWDEAAGVVRWMCAFDTAEEDVDGFLAALREEMGR; translated from the coding sequence GTGACCGGAGCGAAGACCGACGCCCGGCGGCATCACGACCCCGAGATACGCGGCTTCGCCAGCGACAACTACGCCGGCGCGCACCCCGAGGTGCTGGCCGCGCTCGCCCTTGCCAACGGCGGCCATCAGGTCGCCTACGGCGAGGACGAGTACACCGAGCACCTGCAGCGCGTCTTCCGCAGCCACTTCGGGCAGCGCGCCGAGGCGTTCCCGGTGTTCAACGGCACCGGCGCCAATGTCGTCGCCCTGCAGGCCGTGACCGACCGCTGGGGTGCGGTGATCGCCGCCGAGTCCGCGCACATCCATGTCGACGAGTGCGGTGCACCCGAGCGGATCGGCGGGCTCAAGCTGCTGACCGTGCCCACCGAGGACGGCAAGCTCACCCCCGAGCTGATCGACCGCGAGGCGTACGGCTGGGACGACGAGCACCGCGCCATGCCGCAGGTCGTCTCGATCACCCAGAGCACGGAGCTCGGCACGGTCTACACGCCCGACGAGATCCGGGCGATCTGTGAACACGCGCATGAGCGCAACATGGTGGTGCACCTCGACGGCTCGCGGATCGCCAATGCCGCGGCGACGCTGGATGTCCCGATGCGGGCGTTCACCAACGCCGTGGGCGTCGACATCCTCTCCTTCGGCGGCACGAAGAACGGCGCCGTCTTCGGCGAGGCCGTGGTCGTGCTCAACCCCGACCGGGTGCGCGCCATGAAGCACCTGCGCAAGCTGTCCATGCAGCTGGCCTCCAAGATGCGCTTCGTCTCCGTCCAGTTGGAGGCGCTGCTCGCCAAGGACCTGTGGCTGCGCAACGCGCGGCACGCCAACACCATGGCGCAGCGGCTGGCGGCCGGGGTGCGGGGGATCGACGGGGTGGAGATCCTTTACCCCGTGCAGTCCAACGGCGTGTTCGCCCGGCTGCCGCACGAGGTGAGCGAGCGGCTGCAGAAGCGCTACCGCTTCTACTTCTGGGACGAAGCCGCCGGTGTGGTGCGCTGGATGTGCGCCTTCGACACCGCCGAGGAGGACGTCGACGGCTTCCTCGCCGCACTCCGCGAGGAGATGGGCCGCTAG
- a CDS encoding SDR family NAD(P)-dependent oxidoreductase, with product MTNDRNTRPKAVQEQDEEATEMVTSTGGQGPLEGAVIAVAGAAGPAGRATLLRLAEAGAVVVGSDSNPERLAEAVDAARYAHGGATVIGDTVDLLDLDQTREWAARTEKEFGRIDGLVHLVGGWRGSSTFAETDLADWDMLHKLLIRTVQHTSLAFHEALERSGNGRFLLTSAAGASKPTGGNAAYAASKAAAEAWTLAMADGFRKSGGETGPRAAAAILIVKALVNDQMRAERPNAKFAGFTDVTELAEAIAGVWSRPAQEVNGQRLWLTPEP from the coding sequence ATGACGAACGACCGGAACACCCGGCCGAAGGCCGTCCAGGAGCAGGACGAGGAGGCGACGGAGATGGTTACTTCGACGGGCGGCCAGGGGCCGCTGGAGGGTGCGGTCATCGCGGTGGCGGGAGCGGCCGGACCGGCCGGCCGGGCGACCCTGCTGCGACTGGCCGAAGCGGGTGCGGTGGTGGTCGGCTCGGACTCGAACCCCGAGCGGCTGGCGGAGGCCGTGGACGCGGCCCGCTACGCCCACGGCGGCGCCACGGTGATCGGGGACACCGTCGACCTCCTCGACCTCGACCAGACCCGTGAATGGGCGGCTCGTACGGAGAAGGAATTCGGCCGGATCGACGGCCTGGTGCACCTCGTCGGCGGCTGGCGCGGCTCCTCGACCTTCGCGGAGACCGACCTCGCGGACTGGGACATGCTGCACAAGCTCCTGATCCGTACCGTCCAGCACACCTCGCTCGCCTTCCACGAAGCGCTCGAACGCAGCGGCAACGGCCGCTTCCTCCTCACCAGCGCGGCCGGCGCCAGCAAGCCCACCGGGGGCAACGCCGCCTACGCCGCCTCCAAGGCCGCCGCCGAGGCCTGGACGCTCGCCATGGCGGACGGCTTCCGCAAGTCGGGGGGTGAGACGGGACCGCGCGCCGCGGCTGCGATCCTGATCGTGAAGGCGCTCGTCAATGACCAGATGCGCGCCGAGCGACCGAACGCCAAGTTCGCGGGCTTCACGGATGTCACGGAGCTGGCCGAGGCCATCGCCGGGGTCTGGAGCCGGCCCGCCCAGGAAGTGAATGGACAGCGTCTGTGGCTGACCCCCGAGCCGTGA
- a CDS encoding DUF6421 family protein, translating into MTEILSPVGVREAPTTAESVVAHPAWPVLKDAVETIRPWQSKDGSIDLEAEGAPTAEAVRAEVDKMAAAVGELAPLLPHNAAYHQALAADLRRWADGGFGVPDFLDSLLAFQPARQRADGLQHLVLFPMYTQNGNPDRNFEAVVLRMVWPDWLAELERTRYDNALFCGIAFEDFTAGYDTNSAVLFPETIAVREAPERFSWGGIFCDREAARFRRVSEAAIETLGVELPADIREMLADQERCQEAFVLWDMVHDRTHSHGDLPFDPFMIKQRQPFWMYGLEELRCDLTAFKEAVKLEAEGYSQARDVQFAVIFDRMFRFPVTGDRVRNYDGLGGQLLFAYLHQHDVVRWTDNTLHIDWERAPKVTNQLCGEIEKLYRDGIDRPKLVHWFAAYDLVSTYLAPHPGSVWAKGPDALDLDQPPRKLVDDVLPDEFPLSMFYEALAKKLRAVIASTKGITAHSDELAAA; encoded by the coding sequence ATGACGGAAATTCTTTCGCCTGTGGGTGTCCGGGAGGCCCCCACGACCGCGGAGAGCGTGGTCGCGCACCCGGCGTGGCCCGTGCTCAAGGACGCGGTCGAGACCATCCGTCCCTGGCAGTCCAAGGACGGCTCCATAGACCTGGAGGCGGAGGGCGCGCCCACCGCCGAGGCCGTCCGCGCGGAGGTCGACAAGATGGCCGCGGCCGTCGGGGAGCTCGCCCCGCTGCTGCCGCACAACGCCGCCTACCACCAGGCCCTCGCCGCCGACCTGCGCCGCTGGGCCGACGGCGGCTTCGGAGTGCCGGACTTCCTGGACTCCCTCCTCGCCTTCCAGCCCGCCCGGCAGCGCGCCGACGGCCTCCAGCACCTCGTGCTGTTCCCCATGTACACCCAGAACGGCAACCCGGACCGCAACTTCGAGGCCGTCGTCCTGCGCATGGTCTGGCCGGACTGGCTCGCCGAGCTGGAGCGCACCCGCTACGACAACGCCCTCTTCTGCGGCATCGCCTTCGAGGACTTCACGGCCGGCTACGACACCAACTCCGCGGTGCTCTTCCCGGAGACCATCGCCGTGCGCGAGGCCCCCGAGCGGTTCAGCTGGGGCGGGATTTTCTGCGACCGGGAGGCCGCCCGCTTCCGCCGGGTCAGCGAGGCCGCCATCGAGACGCTGGGCGTCGAACTCCCCGCGGACATCCGCGAGATGCTGGCCGACCAGGAGCGCTGCCAGGAGGCCTTCGTCCTGTGGGACATGGTGCACGACCGCACCCACAGCCACGGTGACCTGCCGTTCGACCCCTTCATGATCAAGCAGCGCCAGCCGTTCTGGATGTACGGCCTGGAGGAGCTGCGCTGCGACCTCACCGCCTTCAAGGAGGCCGTGAAGCTGGAAGCCGAGGGGTACTCCCAGGCCCGCGACGTGCAGTTCGCCGTGATCTTCGACCGGATGTTCCGGTTCCCCGTCACCGGCGACCGGGTCCGCAACTACGACGGCCTCGGCGGCCAGCTGCTCTTCGCGTACCTGCACCAGCACGACGTCGTACGCTGGACGGACAACACACTGCACATCGACTGGGAGCGGGCGCCCAAGGTCACCAACCAGCTGTGCGGCGAGATCGAAAAGCTCTACCGCGACGGCATCGACCGGCCCAAGCTGGTCCACTGGTTCGCCGCGTACGACCTCGTCTCGACCTACCTCGCACCGCACCCGGGCTCGGTCTGGGCCAAGGGTCCCGATGCCCTCGACCTCGACCAGCCGCCGCGCAAACTCGTGGACGACGTGCTCCCCGACGAGTTCCCGCTGAGCATGTTCTACGAGGCGCTCGCCAAGAAGCTGCGCGCTGTGATCGCATCCACCAAGGGCATCACGGCCCACAGCGATGAATTGGCGGCGGCATGA
- a CDS encoding glycerophosphodiester phosphodiesterase family protein, which translates to MSFLTIGHRGMMGVEPENTLRSFVRAEHEGLDVIELDLHLSKDGALVVMHDADVDRTTDGAGPIAERTLAELRELDAGGGERIPVFEEVVEAVKAPLQAEIKDVAAAQALAEVMRSRDLVGRVDVISFHDEALAAIRTLLPGVRTALVGSRYGADVVDRAQAVGATMLSLNIRRLTLELVERAHAAHLKVVGWTVNTHDQLRLARGLGLDGVVTDQPEIRRAVRFTA; encoded by the coding sequence TTGTCCTTTCTCACCATCGGACACCGCGGGATGATGGGCGTGGAGCCGGAGAACACCCTGCGGTCCTTCGTGCGCGCCGAGCACGAAGGCCTCGACGTCATCGAACTCGATCTGCATCTGAGCAAGGACGGCGCGCTCGTGGTGATGCACGACGCGGACGTGGACCGGACCACCGACGGCGCCGGCCCGATCGCCGAGCGCACCCTCGCCGAACTCCGCGAGCTCGATGCCGGCGGGGGCGAGCGGATCCCCGTCTTCGAGGAGGTCGTCGAGGCGGTCAAGGCGCCGTTGCAGGCCGAGATCAAGGACGTGGCGGCCGCGCAGGCGCTGGCCGAGGTGATGCGGTCGCGCGATCTGGTCGGCCGGGTCGATGTGATCTCCTTCCACGACGAGGCGCTGGCCGCGATCCGTACCCTGCTGCCCGGTGTGCGGACCGCGCTGGTCGGCAGCCGGTACGGCGCGGACGTGGTCGACCGCGCACAGGCCGTCGGCGCGACGATGCTCTCGCTGAACATCCGCCGGCTCACCCTGGAACTGGTCGAGCGGGCGCATGCCGCGCATCTGAAGGTCGTGGGCTGGACGGTCAATACGCATGATCAGCTGCGTCTCGCGCGCGGGCTCGGCCTGGACGGTGTGGTGACCGACCAGCCGGAGATCCGGCGGGCGGTCCGCTTCACGGCGTGA
- a CDS encoding ABC transporter substrate-binding protein, whose translation MRLANCPLRLAACATVALLAAAVGCAPQDESPGGPRAAGQGKQSCDRGKLATVADGKLTVGTDKPAYAPWFQDDDPASGKGFESAVAYAVARQLGYGKGAVNWQTVPFANAFAPGQKKFDFDINQVSISAARERAVAFSSGYYDVRQAVIALKGSRAAHAKSIAALRHLKLGAQVGSTSLDVVNDTVRPQQPPAVFQKNDLAKSALKNGQVDAILTDLPTAFYITSAEVKDAEVVGQFAAAGAGKEQFGLVLDKESRITGCVTAAVDALRKNGTLAALEKKWLTDAVSVPVLK comes from the coding sequence ATGCGCCTCGCCAACTGCCCTCTCCGCCTTGCCGCTTGCGCCACCGTCGCGCTGCTCGCCGCGGCCGTCGGCTGTGCCCCGCAGGACGAGTCCCCCGGTGGCCCGCGGGCCGCCGGCCAGGGCAAACAGAGCTGTGACCGCGGCAAACTGGCCACGGTGGCCGACGGCAAGCTCACGGTCGGCACCGACAAGCCCGCCTACGCACCCTGGTTCCAGGACGACGACCCGGCCAGTGGCAAGGGCTTCGAATCGGCCGTCGCCTATGCCGTCGCCCGCCAGCTGGGCTACGGCAAGGGCGCGGTGAACTGGCAGACCGTGCCGTTCGCCAACGCCTTCGCGCCCGGCCAGAAGAAGTTCGACTTCGACATCAACCAGGTCTCCATCAGCGCCGCACGCGAACGGGCCGTCGCCTTCTCGTCGGGCTACTACGACGTGCGCCAGGCGGTCATCGCGCTCAAGGGCTCCCGGGCCGCGCATGCCAAGAGCATCGCCGCCCTCCGTCATCTCAAGCTCGGCGCGCAGGTCGGCAGCACCAGCCTGGACGTCGTCAATGACACCGTCCGGCCCCAGCAGCCGCCCGCCGTCTTCCAGAAGAACGACCTGGCCAAGTCCGCGCTGAAGAACGGCCAGGTGGACGCGATCCTCACCGATCTGCCGACGGCCTTCTACATCACCTCGGCGGAGGTGAAGGACGCCGAGGTGGTCGGGCAGTTCGCGGCCGCCGGCGCCGGCAAGGAGCAGTTCGGCCTGGTCCTGGACAAGGAGAGCCGGATCACCGGCTGTGTGACGGCCGCGGTCGACGCGCTGCGCAAGAACGGCACCCTCGCCGCGCTGGAGAAGAAGTGGCTGACCGACGCCGTATCCGTCCCGGTGCTCAAGTGA
- a CDS encoding amino acid ABC transporter permease, with amino-acid sequence MSKLLTARNGADDGYVPSQRRIERERFRRARTRRATAVAALSTLVTAAVLYLVITRSPGWPRTRETFFSPEYAAKALPKVLEGLLLNLRLLVVCGAAVLVLGLLLAVARTLRGPVFFPLRALAAAYTDFFRGLPLIICLLMVVFGVPALRLQGVTTDPVLLGGSALVLTYSAYVAEVFRAGIESVHPSQRAAARSLGLSSGQALRFVVLPQAVRRVVPPLLNDLVSLQKDTGLVSIAGAVDAVYAAQIIAGKDFNFTPYVVAGLVFVALTIPMTRCTDWVTARMDRRRAQGGLV; translated from the coding sequence GTGTCGAAACTCCTGACGGCGCGGAACGGGGCCGACGACGGGTACGTGCCCTCGCAGCGGCGGATCGAGCGGGAGCGCTTCCGGCGGGCCAGGACCCGGCGCGCCACCGCCGTCGCCGCGCTGAGCACCCTGGTCACCGCCGCTGTCCTCTACCTCGTCATCACCCGCTCCCCCGGCTGGCCGCGGACCCGGGAGACGTTCTTCAGCCCCGAGTACGCCGCCAAGGCGCTGCCGAAGGTGCTGGAGGGGCTGCTGCTGAATCTGCGGCTGCTGGTGGTGTGCGGGGCGGCGGTGCTGGTGCTCGGGCTGCTGCTGGCGGTGGCCCGGACGCTGCGCGGACCGGTGTTCTTCCCCCTGCGCGCCCTGGCCGCCGCGTACACCGACTTCTTCCGCGGCCTGCCGCTGATCATCTGTCTGCTGATGGTGGTCTTCGGGGTGCCGGCGCTGCGGCTGCAGGGGGTGACCACCGATCCCGTGCTGCTCGGCGGCTCCGCGCTGGTGCTGACGTACTCGGCCTATGTCGCCGAGGTCTTCCGGGCGGGCATCGAATCGGTGCACCCCTCCCAGCGGGCCGCGGCCCGGTCGCTGGGCCTGTCCAGCGGCCAGGCGCTGCGCTTCGTGGTGCTGCCGCAGGCCGTACGGCGGGTGGTGCCGCCGCTGTTGAACGATCTGGTCTCGCTGCAGAAGGACACCGGTCTGGTGTCCATCGCGGGTGCGGTGGATGCCGTCTACGCGGCACAGATCATCGCCGGCAAGGACTTCAACTTCACTCCGTATGTCGTGGCGGGGCTCGTTTTCGTGGCGCTGACGATCCCCATGACGCGGTGCACGGACTGGGTCACCGCCCGCATGGACCGCAGGCGCGCCCAGGGAGGACTCGTATGA
- a CDS encoding amino acid ABC transporter ATP-binding protein, with amino-acid sequence MSTTDDAPRPTDKTAGERAGETGGKAAPGGGPVLRLESVRKTYGRGTVVLRDVDLAVPPHTVTTLIGASGSGKSTLLRCANLLEEIDDGAIFLDGAEITDPRADVDAVRRRIGVVFQAYNLFPHMTVLDNITLAPRRVHGVPRAEAEARARELLDRLGLGGRAGEYPDRLSGGQQQRVAIVRALAGRPRLLLLDEITAALDPELVGEVLGVVRDLKEEGMTMVIATHEMGFAREVADQVCFLDGGVVVERGTPEQVFGDPRQDRTRQFLRRIIQAGRL; translated from the coding sequence ATGAGCACGACGGACGATGCCCCGCGGCCGACCGACAAGACGGCCGGTGAGAGGGCCGGTGAGACGGGCGGGAAGGCGGCGCCCGGCGGCGGTCCGGTGCTGCGGCTGGAGTCCGTGCGCAAGACGTACGGACGCGGCACGGTCGTACTGCGGGATGTGGACCTGGCGGTCCCACCGCACACCGTGACGACGCTGATCGGCGCCTCGGGGTCGGGCAAGTCCACGCTGCTGCGCTGCGCGAACCTGCTGGAGGAGATCGACGACGGTGCGATCTTTCTGGACGGCGCGGAGATCACCGATCCGCGGGCGGACGTGGACGCGGTGCGCCGCCGGATCGGCGTGGTCTTCCAGGCCTACAACCTCTTCCCGCACATGACCGTGCTGGACAACATCACGCTGGCCCCCCGCCGGGTGCACGGCGTACCGCGCGCCGAGGCGGAGGCGCGGGCCCGCGAACTGCTGGACCGGCTCGGACTCGGCGGGCGGGCCGGGGAGTACCCGGACCGGCTCAGCGGCGGTCAGCAGCAGCGGGTCGCGATCGTCCGGGCACTGGCCGGGCGGCCCCGGCTGCTGCTGCTCGACGAGATCACCGCGGCGCTCGACCCCGAGCTGGTCGGGGAAGTGCTCGGCGTGGTCCGCGATCTCAAGGAGGAGGGCATGACCATGGTCATCGCCACCCATGAGATGGGCTTCGCGCGAGAGGTCGCCGACCAGGTCTGCTTCCTGGACGGCGGGGTGGTGGTGGAACGCGGGACACCGGAGCAGGTCTTCGGCGACCCGCGGCAGGACCGCACCCGGCAGTTCCTGCGGCGGATCATCCAGGCGGGACGGCTGTGA
- a CDS encoding GNAT family N-acetyltransferase, producing the protein MPTSELTFRTAHDADIPGLVDLIESAYRGDASRAGWTTEADLLEGQRTDPEGVAAVVRGESGRLLIAERDDTLIACCQLEHRGDHVYFGMFAVRPELQGGGLGKVILAEAERTARDLWGTGEMRMTVIRQRDELIAWYERRGYRRTGQLTPFPYGDERFGIPQRADLEFELLVKPLA; encoded by the coding sequence ATGCCCACCAGCGAGCTGACCTTCCGTACCGCCCACGACGCCGATATCCCCGGGCTCGTCGACCTCATCGAGTCGGCGTACCGAGGGGACGCGAGCCGGGCCGGCTGGACGACGGAGGCGGACCTGCTGGAGGGGCAGCGCACCGACCCGGAGGGCGTTGCCGCCGTGGTGCGGGGCGAGAGTGGCCGGCTGCTCATCGCCGAGCGGGATGACACCCTGATCGCCTGCTGCCAGCTCGAACACCGCGGGGACCATGTGTACTTCGGGATGTTCGCGGTGCGCCCGGAACTCCAGGGCGGCGGCCTCGGCAAGGTGATTCTCGCGGAGGCCGAGCGGACCGCCCGGGACCTCTGGGGCACCGGCGAGATGCGGATGACCGTCATCCGGCAGCGCGACGAGCTGATCGCCTGGTACGAGCGCCGCGGCTACCGGCGCACCGGACAGCTCACCCCGTTCCCGTACGGCGATGAGCGCTTCGGCATTCCGCAACGCGCCGACCTGGAATTCGAGCTGCTGGTCAAGCCGCTCGCCTGA
- a CDS encoding VOC family protein: MVHVLSSRVLLRPFDPERSRAFYGTALGLEIYREFGTGPERGTVYFLGGGFLEVSGRATAPGTGTLQLWLQVADAAAAHQELLSHGVEVLRPPVKEPWGLVEMWVADPDGHRIVLTEVPADHPLRYRP; encoded by the coding sequence ATGGTGCACGTATTGAGCAGCAGGGTGCTGTTGCGGCCGTTTGACCCCGAGCGGTCGCGGGCGTTCTACGGCACGGCGCTGGGGCTGGAGATCTACCGGGAGTTCGGAACGGGACCCGAGCGCGGCACGGTCTACTTCCTCGGCGGTGGCTTCCTGGAAGTCTCCGGCCGCGCCACGGCTCCGGGCACCGGCACCCTCCAGCTGTGGCTCCAGGTGGCCGACGCGGCAGCGGCGCACCAGGAGCTCCTGTCGCACGGGGTGGAGGTGCTGCGGCCGCCCGTGAAGGAGCCGTGGGGGCTGGTCGAGATGTGGGTCGCCGACCCGGACGGCCATCGGATCGTGCTGACGGAGGTTCCGGCGGACCATCCGCTGCGTTACCGGCCCTGA
- a CDS encoding DUF5134 domain-containing protein, with protein sequence MHAPPLVGWLLVLLCAAAAAYCLVRARTGPDACRGDARGEGLMALGMAAMALPASAVTPPRWSPWMFTAVFAVAGVWALVRRHLHHAVGTLAMVYMALAMAVPPDRMNAAGPVGQAGSMGSVGSMGPTGRVESMGAMGAMEHAGPGGVPLLTGLLLVYYTVYVIGAGVRLVPADPGPPGVLRACRVAMGIGMLAMLLAL encoded by the coding sequence GTGCACGCACCGCCGTTGGTGGGCTGGCTGCTGGTGCTGCTGTGTGCCGCGGCCGCCGCGTACTGCCTCGTCCGGGCGCGTACCGGGCCGGACGCTTGCCGGGGGGATGCCCGCGGCGAGGGTCTGATGGCTCTGGGCATGGCGGCGATGGCGCTGCCCGCGTCGGCCGTGACACCGCCTCGGTGGTCGCCCTGGATGTTCACCGCGGTCTTCGCGGTGGCCGGGGTGTGGGCGCTGGTACGGCGGCATCTGCATCATGCGGTGGGCACGTTGGCCATGGTGTACATGGCACTCGCGATGGCCGTGCCGCCGGACCGGATGAACGCGGCGGGGCCGGTTGGCCAGGCGGGTTCGATGGGCTCCGTGGGGTCGATGGGCCCGACGGGGCGGGTGGAGTCGATGGGGGCGATGGGCGCGATGGAGCATGCCGGGCCGGGTGGGGTGCCGCTGCTGACGGGCCTGTTGCTCGTCTACTACACGGTGTACGTGATCGGTGCCGGGGTCCGGCTGGTGCCGGCGGACCCCGGGCCGCCCGGGGTGCTGCGGGCCTGCCGGGTGGCGATGGGCATCGGGATGCTGGCGATGCTGCTGGCGCTGTGA
- a CDS encoding M56 family metallopeptidase has product MMVPLALMILGVLAAAMAPRLMARSDWPDREPVLALWVWQCVVAGVLLCCVLAMSLSAAAAWEAVRGPVFGFAPRVVVEAYALKAHGPWAGVLALLLAGGGAWTAVTLTREVRAARARRRQRRAELLRRAPLLPGEEPRQERLVVLEGDQPEAWWLQHSSPQLVITTSALRRLKGRQLDALIAHEQGHARARHDLLLYSASALAVGFPQIPVFAAFRDQVHRLVELAADDVASRRFGRLTIALALVELNEDRGVFGPCPTQLAQVPQRVDRLLSPAPRFSPGRRLRMTAVATLLPAVPLLVTFVPGLRALT; this is encoded by the coding sequence ATGATGGTCCCTCTCGCGCTGATGATTCTCGGCGTGCTGGCCGCGGCAATGGCGCCGCGCCTGATGGCCCGCTCCGACTGGCCCGACCGTGAACCGGTGCTCGCCCTGTGGGTGTGGCAGTGCGTGGTGGCCGGGGTCCTGCTGTGCTGTGTGCTCGCGATGTCGCTGAGCGCGGCCGCCGCCTGGGAAGCCGTCCGTGGCCCGGTGTTCGGCTTCGCCCCCCGGGTGGTCGTCGAGGCGTATGCGCTCAAGGCGCACGGGCCCTGGGCCGGGGTCTTGGCCCTGCTCCTGGCGGGCGGCGGCGCCTGGACCGCCGTCACCCTGACCCGCGAGGTACGCGCGGCGCGCGCCCGTCGTCGGCAGCGCCGGGCCGAACTCCTGCGCCGCGCACCGCTGCTGCCCGGCGAGGAACCCCGCCAGGAGCGTCTGGTCGTCCTGGAGGGTGACCAACCGGAGGCCTGGTGGCTGCAGCACTCCTCGCCCCAACTGGTCATCACCACCTCGGCCTTGCGGCGCCTGAAAGGGCGTCAGCTCGACGCGCTGATCGCCCATGAGCAGGGCCATGCGCGGGCCCGGCACGATCTCCTCCTGTACAGCGCCTCCGCACTCGCCGTCGGCTTTCCGCAGATCCCGGTCTTCGCCGCGTTCCGCGATCAGGTGCACCGGCTGGTCGAACTGGCCGCCGACGATGTGGCCTCACGCCGCTTCGGACGGCTGACCATCGCCCTGGCCCTGGTCGAACTCAACGAGGATCGCGGTGTGTTCGGCCCCTGCCCGACGCAACTCGCGCAGGTGCCCCAGCGGGTGGACCGGCTGCTGTCCCCCGCGCCCCGCTTCTCCCCCGGCCGCCGGCTCCGGATGACGGCGGTGGCGACACTGCTGCCGGCCGTTCCGCTGCTGGTCACCTTCGTCCCCGGCCTGAGGGCGCTGACGTAG
- a CDS encoding phosphatase PAP2 family protein, which translates to MPSTPLPAARTSAVDDESPRASVPLLPCLACAVLCTLLFGLLLVLVVAHWGPLMSLDTALAGTLHRTAVTAPGRTRLVRVFSDWVWDPWTMRAVLAVAVWLLVRRGERRLALWVAATALAGTGLQQVTKALVGRGRPAWPDPVASAHYAAFPSGHALSALVAGALVLWLLRLAGARPLWRRLARAVVAVSVVGVAFTRLYLGVHWLSDVVGGWLLGGALVAGSAALYGVQASRTEGPGTAPRAE; encoded by the coding sequence ATGCCGTCGACGCCGCTCCCCGCCGCCCGTACGTCCGCCGTGGACGACGAGAGTCCCCGGGCATCCGTCCCACTCCTCCCCTGCCTCGCCTGTGCCGTGCTGTGCACGCTCCTCTTCGGCCTGCTGCTCGTCCTCGTCGTGGCGCACTGGGGCCCGTTGATGTCCCTGGACACCGCCCTCGCCGGCACACTGCACCGGACGGCCGTGACCGCGCCCGGCCGGACCCGGCTCGTCCGGGTGTTCAGCGACTGGGTCTGGGACCCGTGGACGATGCGCGCGGTGCTCGCGGTGGCCGTCTGGCTGCTCGTACGGCGCGGCGAACGCCGGCTCGCCCTCTGGGTGGCGGCCACCGCGCTCGCCGGCACGGGGCTGCAGCAGGTGACGAAGGCGCTGGTCGGCAGGGGCCGCCCCGCCTGGCCGGACCCGGTGGCCTCCGCGCACTACGCGGCCTTCCCCTCCGGGCATGCGCTGTCCGCGCTGGTCGCGGGTGCCCTCGTACTGTGGCTGCTGCGGCTGGCCGGGGCGCGTCCGCTGTGGCGCCGACTGGCGCGAGCGGTGGTCGCGGTCTCGGTCGTCGGCGTCGCCTTCACCCGGCTGTATCTGGGCGTGCACTGGCTGTCGGACGTCGTCGGGGGCTGGCTGCTGGGCGGGGCCCTGGTGGCCGGATCCGCGGCACTGTACGGCGTCCAGGCGTCCCGCACAGAGGGGCCCGGCACCGCCCCGCGGGCAGAATGA
- a CDS encoding HAD family hydrolase, protein MTVMTTTKGVLFDFSGTLLRIESTESWLRAALTACGTAMDEAEIARSAAALERAGALPGGSSPVEVPAELAGLWEIRDCEARHHRALYTGLARQVPLPEPELYDALYDRSRAAEAWQPYPDAVEVLAELHRRGIRVGVLSNVGWDLRPVLRAHGLARYVDVCVLSCEHGFQKPDPRLFALGCRELGLDPTAVLMVGDDRTADGAATALGCSFLPVDHLPVDRRPDGLRPVLDLVG, encoded by the coding sequence ATGACGGTCATGACGACAACCAAGGGTGTGCTCTTCGACTTCTCCGGGACCCTGCTGCGTATCGAGTCCACCGAGTCATGGCTGCGTGCGGCCCTCACCGCTTGCGGCACGGCCATGGACGAGGCCGAGATCGCCCGCTCGGCGGCCGCGCTGGAGCGGGCCGGCGCGCTCCCCGGCGGCTCCTCGCCCGTCGAGGTCCCCGCCGAACTGGCCGGTCTGTGGGAGATCCGCGACTGCGAGGCCCGCCACCACCGGGCGTTGTACACCGGGCTGGCCCGCCAAGTTCCGCTCCCCGAGCCGGAGTTGTACGACGCGCTCTACGACCGCTCCAGGGCCGCGGAGGCCTGGCAGCCGTACCCCGACGCCGTCGAGGTGCTGGCGGAGCTGCACCGGCGCGGTATCCGTGTCGGCGTACTGAGCAACGTCGGCTGGGATCTGCGGCCGGTGCTGCGCGCCCACGGCCTGGCCCGCTATGTCGACGTCTGTGTGCTGTCCTGCGAGCACGGCTTCCAGAAGCCGGACCCCCGGCTCTTCGCCCTCGGCTGCCGGGAGTTGGGGCTCGACCCGACAGCCGTCCTGATGGTCGGTGACGACCGCACTGCCGATGGCGCCGCCACGGCGCTGGGCTGTTCGTTCCTGCCGGTGGACCACCTGCCGGTGGACCGGCGCCCGGACGGGCTGCGGCCCGTGCTGGATCTCGTGGGCTGA